One Catharus ustulatus isolate bCatUst1 chromosome 2, bCatUst1.pri.v2, whole genome shotgun sequence genomic window carries:
- the ATP5PF gene encoding ATP synthase-coupling factor 6, mitochondrial, which yields MILRQISRLSSLFRAAVSVHVRRNIGLSAIVFNKTKELDPVQKLFVDKIREYNTKSKQAGGPVDAGPDFQKDLNESLARLQRAYGEGDLTKFPEFKFEEPKFEETPK from the exons ATGATCCTGCGGCAGATCTCGCggctttcctcccttttccgCGCCGCCGTGTCCGTCCACGTGCGCAGGAACATCGGGCTCTCTGCCATCGTCTTCAACAAGACCAAAGAACTCGACCCGGTTCAGAAGCTCTTCGTGGACAAGATCAGGGAGTACAACACGAAGAGCAA GCAAGCTGGAGGGCCTGTTGATGCAGGACCCGACTTTCAAAAAGACCTTAATGAATCCCTTGCAAGACTCCAACGGGCATATGGTGAGGGAGATCTCACCAAGTTTCCAGAATTTAAATTTGAGG AGCCCAAGTTTGAGGAGACTCCGAAGTGA